The Synechococcus sp. WH 8016 genome includes a region encoding these proteins:
- a CDS encoding precorrin-8X methylmutase, producing MRRIRALLGETGLDPLPQDVLERLVHSSGDPSLAALLQFSPGACEAGRQALQRGAVILTDTAMAAAAVRPMAARTAGNQVRCLLDWAPSQSPQGSTRSAAAMARAWPELIQAAEVAGQPLPLVLIGSAPTALEQLLDQLDAGAAAPSLVIGMPVGFVGVPESKRRLAQTSLEQIRLDGTRGGAGLVAAAVNALLRQVAS from the coding sequence ATTCGCCGTATTCGGGCCCTGCTGGGAGAGACCGGACTGGACCCCCTGCCGCAAGACGTGCTGGAACGGCTGGTGCACAGCAGTGGGGATCCCTCCCTGGCGGCCCTCCTGCAGTTCAGCCCCGGTGCCTGCGAGGCAGGACGGCAGGCTCTGCAGCGAGGTGCCGTGATCCTCACGGACACGGCGATGGCGGCTGCGGCGGTGAGGCCGATGGCGGCACGGACCGCGGGCAATCAGGTGCGCTGCCTGCTCGATTGGGCCCCGTCTCAGTCACCGCAGGGATCCACCCGCTCGGCGGCGGCGATGGCCCGCGCTTGGCCGGAGCTGATTCAGGCCGCTGAGGTGGCAGGTCAGCCCTTGCCGCTGGTGCTCATTGGCAGTGCTCCAACGGCCTTGGAGCAACTCCTGGATCAACTGGACGCGGGAGCAGCCGCTCCCAGCCTGGTGATTGGAATGCCGGTGGGGTTTGTGGGTGTTCCGGAGAGCAAGCGCCGCTTGGCGCAGACCTCCCTGGAGCAGATCCGCTTGGACGGCACCCGGGGCGGGGCAGGCCTGGTGGCCGCAGCCGTGAATGCGTTGCTGCGTCAGGTGGCGAGTTGA